Genomic segment of Edaphobacter bradus:
CAGGTAGAGTCGCAGCGGATCAAGCTGGGCGCGATTAAGACGAGCGACTCGTCTGGCAGAGCAGCTGTGGAAGAAGCTTTTGTTGCAAGCTTTCGCGTGGTGGTGTGGGTCGCAGGGGGGCTGGCTGCGGCTGCCTCAGCGAGCGCCGCGCTGACGTTGAGCAAAGGTTGCGAGAAGCGTCAGGCGTGAGGACGCTGCGGTGCTTCGCTTAGCCGCGTGAGAAGAAGCGAGGCCAGAAGCAGAAATGCGGCGAAGAAGAACGGCGAGCCCGGCAGGCGAATCAACGCGTCGGCTCCGATGGATTTGCTGAAGATCCAGGTGAAGGTCCCAGGGCCAATCAGCCCGGCGATGCCTCGCAGGCCGTTGATGGCTCCCTGAAGCTGGCCCTGCTCCGAGGGGCTGGTCTTGTGGGAGAGCACGCTCTGCGCCGAGGGCCAGGTCAGCGACATCATGTTGAGCAGAGGAATGCCGAACCAGAAGAGCAGTCCTGTGCGGGAGAGTCCGAAGGCGGTGTAGCCAAGCGCGCCGCCGACAAGTCCGATCATGATGGTGCGTAGTTCGCCGAGGCGCGCGACGGTGGGTTTGACGAGCAGCCCGCCGTAGATCGCGCTGCAGATTCCGATGACGGCGAGCGACAGGCCGACAGTGCGGTTGGTCCATCCGTAGCGGTAATCGGCGTAGATGACGTAGACGTTCATCAGCGACTGCTGCGCGATGTAGCCGAGCAGAAGCACGCTCGACATCAGAAGCATGGAGTGGCGGCGCAGCAGCGTGAGCGAACCCACAGGGTTGGCGCGACGCCAGGAGAAGGCAGTACGGTTTGCCGCGGAGAGTGATTCAGGCAGCACGAAGATGCCGTAGAGGCCGTTGACGAGGCTCAGGCAGGCTGCGACCCAGAAGGGAAGTCGCGGGTTGATGTTGCCGAGGATGCCTCCGACAGCGGGGCCGAGAACGAAGCCGAGACCGAAGGCCGAGCTCAACATGCCGAAGGCGGCGGCGCGGCGCTCGCGCGGTGTGACGTCGGCCATGTAGGCCATGGCGGTGGGGATGCTCGACGACGTGACGCCCGAGATGAGCCGGCCGAGGAAGAGCCAGTGCAGCGCGGGAGCCCAGGCCATCAGGAGATAGTCGAAGCCGAGGCCGAAGTTCGAGAGCAGCACGATGGGGCGGCGGCCGAAGCGGTCCGACAGCGAGCCGAGGATAGGCGAGCAGAAGAACTGCATGACCGCGAAGACGGTCCCGAAGAGGCCGAGCATCTGCGCGGCGCTGGCCGTGTTGCCGTGGAGAAAGCCTTCGATGAGGCGCGGCAGGACCGGCGCGATCATGCCGAGGGCGAGCATGTCTAGCGAGACGGTGAGGAAGATGAAGGCCGCGGCGGCGCGGCGGCCCTTTGGAGGATGCGGCATCAGAGCGGAGCCTTCGAACGGTGAGACTAACTCGGGCTCGCTGAGCATGGGGTTCGGTTCTGTTGCCGGGTTGTCCGGGAGATCGGGCATGGCGGTGATTTGAGCGTTAGTCTAGCGCGTTCCAATTCCCCTGACTTGTAGATTTCGGTGGCCCTCTGCGAAGGCCGACGTGGCCAAACGTAAAATGAAGAGATGGCTTTACAGTTTGAAGTTTTGCGGACGGCCGGCAGCGGCGGACGGCGAGGAAGGCTTGCGCTGCCGCACGGAGTCGTCGAGACGCCCGTATTCATGCCGGTAGGAACAGCAGCGAGCGTGAAGGCGGTGGAGCAGGGTGTTCTGGAGACGCTGGGCGATGAAGGCAGCGGCGCGAAGATCATCCTGGCGAACACGTATCACCTGTACTTGCGGCCGGGGCATGAGCTGATCGCTCGGCTGGGCGGCGTGCACAAGTTCATGGGCTGGGATCAGCCGATGCTGACGGACTCTGGCGGCTTCCAGGTCTTCAGCCTGAGTGAACTCAGGAAGGTGACGCCGGATGGAGTGGAGTTCCGGTCGCATCTCGATGGGTCGAGGCACTTCTTCTCGCCCGAGCACTCGATGGATGTGCAGATTGCTCTTGGCGCGGACATCGCCATGGCGTTCGACGAGTGCGTGGAGACTCCGGCGAGCTGGGAGCGCACGAAGGAGTCGATGGGCCTGACGCACGCATGGGCGCAGCGGTCGCACGATCACTTCGCCGCGAATGCGCATCGCGTGCCGTGGCACGAAGTGCTGAATGGCGCGACGCAGAGCCTCTTCGGAATCGTGCAGGGCGGCATGTACGCCGATCTGCGCAAGGAATCTGCCGAGCGGCTGGTGGAGATGGACTTTCCCGGCTACGCGATCGGCGGTCTTGCCGTGGGTGAGCCGCGCGAGGTAACGCGGGAGATGATCGCCCGCACGCTCGAATTGCTTCCGAAGGATAAGCCGCGCTACGTGATGGGAGTCGGCTATCCAGACGAGATTGAGGAATACGCGAAGATGGGCGTCGACATGATGGACTGCGTGTTGCCGACACGCGCAGGACGCCACGGTCTGCTCTTCGCGCGCGAGGCCGACGGCAGCGTCGTGCGCATGAACATCAAGCGCAAAGAGTACGCCGAGGACCAGGGGCCGATCGACGCGGCGTGCAGGTGCATGGTGTGCCGCAGATACTCGCGTGCCTACCTGCGGCATCTGTTTGTTGCGGGTGAGCCGCTGGGGCTCTCGCTGAACTCCATCCACAACCTGCACTTCTACCTGGCTACGATGGAGCGGGTGCGGGCGGAACTGGCAAATGCCGCGGAGCGGGCTGTTTTGTAGCGATCCGTTCAGTTTTGTGTCAGGCTTTGGCCGTAGCGCACACTTCAAGTCGCCGCGATATGGGGTACCTGCCACGCCTCCTCCGAAACGTGCAGAAAGCGCCGAGGGCACCTGTGCTCAGCAGTGCAAGGCTGGATGGTTCGGGGGTTGGTGTCGTGTCGGGGATTAAGCCGGGGCTGAAGCTGAGGCTGTAGTCAGGGTCGGTGGTGGCAAGAGTGAAGGTTGGATCTATTCCGGCAAAGGTCTCCAGGTACCCTATGTTAGGGTTACCGCCGCTTAGGACAATCGAGAAATGGGATTCGGTCAAGAGGTTTACGACATAGGCGGTGTTGGTTTGAAGTTGCAATGTCGTATTGACGTTGAAGCTGGTGCTACCCGAGCAGGGGTTGACCAGACTGGACGTGTCGCCCGCGCAAGCCATGTCATCGATCATTGCTGGACCGCTCGCAGGCGAGACGGTAAAGATGGCCTCGGAGCCAAGGTTTGAGAACGCGCCAGACGCATAGGCGTCTCCCGCACCTGCGACGTTGACCCCAACGGTTCCAGCGGGCCCGTTGACTTCAAGCTCGTACCGGATGATCGTCCTGGAGTCTAAACTCTGACTTGGTCCAGTTCCGCCGGGTTGCCCTGAGATGGTCACGCGACTCATTGCCGTCGGGTCGGCGCCGCCCTGGGTTTCTGCGGTAGCCGCACTTGAGCTGCCAATGAAGCCGGCACTGTGGACGACCAGATCGCCATATGGCGAGAATCCCTGGTACACACCGCCACCGCCGACCGGTCCCCCTATAACTGTCAGAATCTGAGTGGCGGTGGCTGGTGGCAAGGTATCGGCAAGGGCGGGATTACACATGGGCAACGCCAGACAAAGGATTCCAGCGAAGATCCACTTACTTTGGTTGATCATTTGACTCAATCTCCACTTCTAAAATTGGGGAGGATTTCTCAACAACTCACGCAATCGCATCTCCCATTGTGGGGAGATATTTATGGTGAAACCTAAAATTTGTAGCCGAAGCCGATGGAGATGACAGGGTAAAACCGGAAGTACTGGCCAATATCGTCGCTGACAATCTTTTGCTGTGCGGCCAGGTTGGACTGGATACCGGTGTCCGTCGCCACATCGCGGCAGTTCAAGCCGGAAGGATTGCATGCCTTGCCTGCGAGAACCATCGACACTTTCGGTGCGCCCTGATAGACGAATCCCAGCTCAAGGGGAACGCTGATGTGTCCGTGCCTGGGAGCGATATTGCCCCATCCAAAGGTGAACATCGGCGATGCCGTACGAGTTGTGAGCGCCGCGTTTCCAGTGACTGGAACAGAGGTACTGCTTACATAGGATGTATGGTTGAGCGTGAATGATTGGCCGGATGGCACGGCTAGGTTTGCGGCCGCGCTCAGTCCGCTGTAAAGTTGCACCCCGGGGCTCACACGAAACGAGCCGCCAAACGGGAACCAGTCCAGTAATGCTTCGACGGAACGGAGTTTCAGGGTTCCTGTGTAGTTGATGCCGTCATTGGTGTAAGTTGCGCTGTTGTAGGAAAAGAAATTGCCCTCTACCCGCAGGTTCGTTCGCTGTGAGAGTGGAGCCGCCACCTGGCCTCCAATCCCAAGCGTCCCTACGGAGACGGCTGCGCCTACAGTGGAGAACGGCCGGGTCGGGGCGACAAGGTGAGCGCCGGAGGTGAGGACCGGCGTCTGCTTGTCGGATGCTGTTTCCGTATCCGTCGTATTGGTCGTAACGCTGCTGCTGAAAGCCGCGACCGCTGGCTCGATAGCAAAGAGCTTCGGCGATACCGGGGTTTGGGCAAAGACGGCGGGTGAACCGCAGGCGAGCAGGATGGCGAATGGCGGCACCGGCAGGATGAGAAGCGAGGCAGACAGGAATATCGATCGCAAGGCAGTTCTCCAAGAGTGGTATTGAGCGTCCTCCTATCTTTCCCAACAATTCACGCAATGGCATCTCCCATATGGGAGATATCTGTGGCACAATCGGAAAACTCCCCTAAAACTTGTTTCACGGACGGTCCTGCGTTTAGTGCAGAGCTTCAGAGCCGAGGATGAAGGTGTACGAGAATCCGGAAGAGGTGCTTGGTGGGATCGGTAAGCTGCTTGGACTGATCGAACTGGTCTACAGCGCGGTTGATGACGCTTCACTCTGGCCGGTTGTTCTGGACCAGATAGCCGAAACGATACAGGGCAGAGAGTCGTTGCTGTTTGCCAGTTTTCCCGATCCAGCCACGCCCAATGTCTCGTGTTTGGCACGTATGGATCCTGAGGTTTTGGTGCCCTACGCGGAGCACTACCATGCGGTGAATGTGCTGGCGGAGCGGTGCGATGCCATGTTTCCCAATGGCACGGCTCGCTATGCCCATCGAGCGGTGCCGAACGACGAGTTTGAAAAGACAGAGTTCTACAATGACTACTTTGAGCCGAATAACATGCACTACTCCATGGGGCTGAAGATCCCTATGGGCGGTCTGGAGCCTGCGTATGTTACGTTTATGCGGCCCAAACATAACAACCCATTTGAAGACCGCGAAGGAACTGTTCTCGAGACGCTAATGCCGCATTTGCAGCGGGCCCTGATGCTGCATTTAAAGATGTCGCAGTTGCGGTTGAATGCCGAGGGACTGGAGGCCGGACTGGATGTGTTCGGCCATGCCGTCTTCGGGGTAAATCGCCAGGGAAGTGTGGTGCTGTCGAACCGGCAGGCGGAGAAGATCGCGGCGAACGGAGACGGAATCCGGCTGATCAACGGACGCCTTGCAGCTACTTTTCCGAAAGAGAACAGCCTTTTGCAGGCGCAGCTCTCTGAGGCCGTCGCGGCGGGGGCACGAATCGGAGTCTCGTCCGGCGGTTCGTTGTCGCTAAGCCGCAGGCCGGGGCGCTGCTCGTTGCGGGTGACGGTGATTCCCTACCAGTCGCATTTGCTGGACAACTACGGGCAACTGGCGGCGCTGGTCTTCGTCAGCGATCCGGAGGCGGCGATGCCCTCCCGGTGCGACATTCTGCGTAGCCTCTTCGGGCTCACGCCGGCCGAGGCTCGGATCGCCGACATGCTGGCCGGCGGCAGAGAGGTCGGCGAGATAGCGGCGAGGTCCGGCATCACGCTCGAGACGGCACGGTTCCACGTGAAACGCGTGCTGACTAAGACCGGCGCCCGCCGCCAAACGGAGCTGGTGCGGCTGATGCTGTCGCTGCCGGGGCAGTGAAGTCGGATACGAAGCGACTGGACTGTGCAGGCTGAAGGGAACAGTGTCAATCTTGCCTGCACCTCTCCGCAAAGACAGTGTCTGTTTTAACTACGGCAGCTTCCACAATGAGTTCAGGATCCTCTTCGGGGAGTCGGAGCAGATGGAGAATCCAGAAGACAACAACCCCCAGATAGGCCAATGCCAGTCCGTACGACCACGCGGCATACTCCGCGTTGCTGTGGTGGAGCGAGGCGCGGGCGCGGCCCAGACTGGCGGCGAAGCTGGCTGCGCTGTAGAGGGCGAATCCTCGCAGAAGAGAGCGAGTGGGCTCGGCGACGGTGCGGAGGATCACGCTCCAGCTCCAGAGCAGAAGGAGGAAGACGGCGAAGAAGATCTGCGCGCGGTCGGGCTGCACCGTGGCGCGGGGAACATGGCCGGTGAGTTCGGTGAGCGTAGCGGCAGCGATGGCCAGTGCGACAGCAACGAGAATGCGGGAAGCACGGGTGTGGCCCTCAGAGTAGTTCTTCACGCAGACGAGTAAGGCCGCGAACGTGATTCCCATGCCGAAGTCGGCCAGGACCTCGAACGATTGCGAGAGGTCATTGAGGCTGCGGTATGCCTCAGCATTCAGGAGGCCGTAGGTGAGGTAGAGCGTCGCGGAACGCACCAGATAGAACGCGATCAAGCCAGTAAAGTAAGGAGCGCGGCGCGCCAGTCCACGCGTGAACAGCACGGTGAGCAGCATTGATTGCAGCAGCAGGCCGGAGGCCCAGACGAGGGCGTCGAGGTGCGCGCGGCTTATCGGGTTGAGGGAAGGAAGGTGCATGGCTGCGATCCTCGTTGCTGCGAGCCGGGCCGGGTCTAGTCGTCGTCAGGCGGGCCTGAGGGTCCTTCGTGGATGAGGTACTCTACGGTGCGCTGGGTGTGGAGCGGGATGAAGGGTTGCGGCGGCTGTGTGTAGTCGAAGCAGTCTGAGAAGTTGTCGGCGGAAGCGTCGCGCGCGCCCAGGCTGGGGAGGCCGTAGATGGCCTCGATGTAGCTGAGGAAGCCGCTGGACTCGTGCGTAACGTGCGAGACGTAGCCGTGCCGGGCGTAGGGCGAGACGACAAGCACGGGGACGCGGAAGCCGAGTCCCATCTTGTCGACCTGTGGCGGAGAGACGTGATCGTACCAGCCTCCCCAGTCGTCCCATGCGATGAAGATGGCGGTAGACTCCCAGTATTTGCTGGCGCCGATGGCGTTGATGATAGAGGCGATCCAGTCCGGCCCTTCGGTGCTTCGCGAGCCCGGATGATCGGAGTGCGCAAACGAAGGGATAACCCAGGTGACCGCGGCCAGCTCGCCCTTGGCAATATCGCTCAGGATGCTGGTCTCGGGCGCGATAACGTTGGCGCTCCAGTCGGAGCTGTAGCGGATGTGGCGAATGGCCTGAAAGGCGGAGAGGGCGAAGTAGTCGTTTTGCCCATCGCCGGGGGCATAGTAGCGCCAGCTTATATTCTTTGCGTCCAGCAGGTCGGCCATCGTCTGGTAGTCGAAGCAGGGGTAGACTCCCGGCAGGTCGGTGCCGTTGGGGCCGACGAGCGCGACGCGGGAGTTGGCCGCGGCATCGCATCCCCAGATTCCGCCGCTCGGGTTCTCCGAGGTGTTGCCGGACTGCGCGGCGATCATGTACTGATGGGCGACGAAGCTTGGGCCGGTGTTGGACTGGAACATGCGGTCGCCGAGGGTATATTGCCGGGCGAGCGTCCAATAGGGGACGATCTCGTTATGCGGCACGTAGGAGTAGGCCGCGGTCGGACTGCTTCCGCGTACAGCGAAGCCGTCCATCGTGCCGTTGTTCCAATCCCTCCACCAGTCGGGGTGGCTGTGGCCGAGGTCGCGCGGATCGGTCAGCGAGACCGGCACGAGCGGGACTGGTTTCCCGTGGCTCATGCCGGTCTGGACGGTGTCGGCTCCGGGAAAGCCGTTGAAGAGGTTATCAAAGGTCCGGTTCTCCTGCATGAGGATGACGACATGCCGGATGGGAGTGGCTCCCACCGGAGAGGTATTCGTCGAGACAGACGAGAGGATGCCTGAGCCGCAGCCTCCCAGCGCCGCCGCAAGGGCAAGGACGATGAGCGCTGAGCCCAGGTACATGCCAGGTCGCGTGGATGCTCGAGTCAACATACAGATCGTATCGGCTTTCGAATGAGAGGCTTTATAAGATCACAGACATCGCTCGCTTGTCGCCGCGACTTTTGTGGGATGTGCGAGCGCTTATAGGCGCAGCGAGGCGTACTCGCGCCCGAGGTGCAGGCAGAGCGCCTCGACGACGAGGTTGTGGTCTTCGCTTTGGGGCAGGCCGGAGACCGTGACAGCTCCGACTACGCCCGCGTTGGTGACGTGCAAGGGGAAGCAGCCGCCGTGTGCGGCGTAGTCTTCCTCGGGAAGGTTGTAGCGTTCGCTGAAGCTCTTGCCGAGGTGCTCGAGGTAGAGGCCGACCTGATAGGAGCTGCGGTGGAAGCGGGCGACGACGTTGACCTTGCGCTCGACCCAGCGGGCGTTGTCCGGCGTGGTTCCGTCGAGGGCCGTGTAGAAGAGCCGCTGATGCGGCTGGCCGAAGCGGCGGACATCGATCACGATGCTGTGGTTGCGCGCGAGTGCGAGATCGCGCAGCGTGGTTCCGAGGCTCCAGGCGGTGTCGTGGTCGAAGCGGGGCAAGTGCAGTTCGGCCTCCTGCCGCTGGATGAGTTCGATGTCGTTGCTGATGGCCATGCGAGAAGCATAAATCCAGCCTGGACAGCATGCGCGAGCCGCTACACTGGAGCGGATGGAGCTGCGGACGGTTCGGGCGACACAGTACGTTACAGCGCTGCGCGAAGGCGGCTCGCTGCCCGCGATCATCGAGGCGGATGATCTCGGGATGTACGTGCTCAAGTTTCGCGGCGCGGGACAAGGGCCGCTGGCGCTGGTGGCGGAGCTGGTGGCGGGCGAGATCGGCCGCGCGCTGGGGCTTGATGTTCCGGAACTGGTGTTTGTCGAGGTGGACGCCGCGCTTGGCCGCAACGAGCCAGACCGGGAGATTCGCGATCTGCTGAAGGCTAGCGTCGGGCTGAACGTGGGGCTCGACTATCTGCCCGGCTCGACGATGTTCGATCCGGCGGCCGGAGACAAGGCTGACGCTGCGACGGCTTCGCTGGCGGTGTGGTTCGATGCGTTCGTGGCCAACGTGGACCGCACGCCGCGCAACGCCAACCTGCTGAACTGGCACCGCGAGCTCTACTTTATCGACCACGGCGCGGCGCTCTACTATCACCACGACTGGGAGACGATGCTGGAGAAGGCAAAGAGCCCGTTCCGCGAGAGCAGGAACCATATTCTATTGCCGTGGGCGCGCTCGCTCGATCAGGCGGACGAGAAAGCGCACGGCCTGCTGGGATCCGAGTTTTTCGAGGAGGTGCTGGAAGCTGTGCCCGACAAGTGGCTGTTGCGAGAGAACGACGGTCTTGCGGCCGGCGAGAAGCGGCACATATATCTGGATTTTCTGTTGCGTCGGCTGAA
This window contains:
- a CDS encoding heme-degrading domain-containing protein; the encoded protein is MAISNDIELIQRQEAELHLPRFDHDTAWSLGTTLRDLALARNHSIVIDVRRFGQPHQRLFYTALDGTTPDNARWVERKVNVVARFHRSSYQVGLYLEHLGKSFSERYNLPEEDYAAHGGCFPLHVTNAGVVGAVTVSGLPQSEDHNLVVEALCLHLGREYASLRL
- a CDS encoding phospholipase C, which produces MLTRASTRPGMYLGSALIVLALAAALGGCGSGILSSVSTNTSPVGATPIRHVVILMQENRTFDNLFNGFPGADTVQTGMSHGKPVPLVPVSLTDPRDLGHSHPDWWRDWNNGTMDGFAVRGSSPTAAYSYVPHNEIVPYWTLARQYTLGDRMFQSNTGPSFVAHQYMIAAQSGNTSENPSGGIWGCDAAANSRVALVGPNGTDLPGVYPCFDYQTMADLLDAKNISWRYYAPGDGQNDYFALSAFQAIRHIRYSSDWSANVIAPETSILSDIAKGELAAVTWVIPSFAHSDHPGSRSTEGPDWIASIINAIGASKYWESTAIFIAWDDWGGWYDHVSPPQVDKMGLGFRVPVLVVSPYARHGYVSHVTHESSGFLSYIEAIYGLPSLGARDASADNFSDCFDYTQPPQPFIPLHTQRTVEYLIHEGPSGPPDDD
- a CDS encoding HipA family kinase — protein: MELRTVRATQYVTALREGGSLPAIIEADDLGMYVLKFRGAGQGPLALVAELVAGEIGRALGLDVPELVFVEVDAALGRNEPDREIRDLLKASVGLNVGLDYLPGSTMFDPAAGDKADAATASLAVWFDAFVANVDRTPRNANLLNWHRELYFIDHGAALYYHHDWETMLEKAKSPFRESRNHILLPWARSLDQADEKAHGLLGSEFFEEVLEAVPDKWLLRENDGLAAGEKRHIYLDFLLRRLKASSKFVEEAKRARAEFV
- the tgt gene encoding tRNA guanosine(34) transglycosylase Tgt gives rise to the protein MALQFEVLRTAGSGGRRGRLALPHGVVETPVFMPVGTAASVKAVEQGVLETLGDEGSGAKIILANTYHLYLRPGHELIARLGGVHKFMGWDQPMLTDSGGFQVFSLSELRKVTPDGVEFRSHLDGSRHFFSPEHSMDVQIALGADIAMAFDECVETPASWERTKESMGLTHAWAQRSHDHFAANAHRVPWHEVLNGATQSLFGIVQGGMYADLRKESAERLVEMDFPGYAIGGLAVGEPREVTREMIARTLELLPKDKPRYVMGVGYPDEIEEYAKMGVDMMDCVLPTRAGRHGLLFAREADGSVVRMNIKRKEYAEDQGPIDAACRCMVCRRYSRAYLRHLFVAGEPLGLSLNSIHNLHFYLATMERVRAELANAAERAVL
- a CDS encoding helix-turn-helix transcriptional regulator; protein product: MKVYENPEEVLGGIGKLLGLIELVYSAVDDASLWPVVLDQIAETIQGRESLLFASFPDPATPNVSCLARMDPEVLVPYAEHYHAVNVLAERCDAMFPNGTARYAHRAVPNDEFEKTEFYNDYFEPNNMHYSMGLKIPMGGLEPAYVTFMRPKHNNPFEDREGTVLETLMPHLQRALMLHLKMSQLRLNAEGLEAGLDVFGHAVFGVNRQGSVVLSNRQAEKIAANGDGIRLINGRLAATFPKENSLLQAQLSEAVAAGARIGVSSGGSLSLSRRPGRCSLRVTVIPYQSHLLDNYGQLAALVFVSDPEAAMPSRCDILRSLFGLTPAEARIADMLAGGREVGEIAARSGITLETARFHVKRVLTKTGARRQTELVRLMLSLPGQ
- a CDS encoding PEP-CTERM sorting domain-containing protein, with translation MINQSKWIFAGILCLALPMCNPALADTLPPATATQILTVIGGPVGGGGVYQGFSPYGDLVVHSAGFIGSSSAATAETQGGADPTAMSRVTISGQPGGTGPSQSLDSRTIIRYELEVNGPAGTVGVNVAGAGDAYASGAFSNLGSEAIFTVSPASGPAMIDDMACAGDTSSLVNPCSGSTSFNVNTTLQLQTNTAYVVNLLTESHFSIVLSGGNPNIGYLETFAGIDPTFTLATTDPDYSLSFSPGLIPDTTPTPEPSSLALLSTGALGAFCTFRRRRGRYPISRRLEVCATAKA
- a CDS encoding TCR/Tet family MFS transporter, with product MPDLPDNPATEPNPMLSEPELVSPFEGSALMPHPPKGRRAAAAFIFLTVSLDMLALGMIAPVLPRLIEGFLHGNTASAAQMLGLFGTVFAVMQFFCSPILGSLSDRFGRRPIVLLSNFGLGFDYLLMAWAPALHWLFLGRLISGVTSSSIPTAMAYMADVTPRERRAAAFGMLSSAFGLGFVLGPAVGGILGNINPRLPFWVAACLSLVNGLYGIFVLPESLSAANRTAFSWRRANPVGSLTLLRRHSMLLMSSVLLLGYIAQQSLMNVYVIYADYRYGWTNRTVGLSLAVIGICSAIYGGLLVKPTVARLGELRTIMIGLVGGALGYTAFGLSRTGLLFWFGIPLLNMMSLTWPSAQSVLSHKTSPSEQGQLQGAINGLRGIAGLIGPGTFTWIFSKSIGADALIRLPGSPFFFAAFLLLASLLLTRLSEAPQRPHA